The Altererythrobacter sp. CAU 1644 genome has a window encoding:
- a CDS encoding carbohydrate porin, giving the protein MLSKARLLAGTSVLLLALSGPLAAQGADAASAEEPQEAGAAIAPVAPVAQPDPGPIAARLVVSQFVDRPISGDAEKTLRYSGRADAYVDIGGSSFGADDSLTLTIRPEFTWGKDSNGTIGLIPNNTALFRGEGREDFDLSVSISKRWNSGAKLIVGKVNVLDQGGRLPVVGSDGHYGFQNLSMALPPSAIIPNTITGALLEVPTEKVLYRLWVFDPDSQYGRSGFETAFGSGVGFLGSVTFPVKIGGKPGYYALKLSGSTRNDINADSLPAVLIPAPGSGFGTDRGEFAAVLAGYQYLGVYPEAPGKGWGIFGQVYLSKGDPTFLDKSGFIGISGNPRARPQDRFGLAWFRYSLTDGLVDALANRIPLEDEEGVEAFYTLGIGEHLQLTADVQLVDSAIAPRDTGVIAGLRLTAAF; this is encoded by the coding sequence TTGCTGTCCAAGGCGCGCTTGCTGGCGGGAACCTCGGTTCTTCTCCTGGCCTTGTCGGGCCCGCTTGCCGCGCAGGGCGCCGATGCCGCTTCTGCAGAAGAACCACAGGAAGCTGGGGCGGCGATCGCTCCTGTTGCACCGGTAGCCCAACCGGACCCCGGTCCAATCGCGGCCCGGCTGGTCGTCTCTCAGTTCGTCGATCGACCTATCTCTGGCGATGCGGAAAAAACGCTCCGCTACAGCGGCAGGGCGGATGCCTATGTCGACATCGGCGGTAGCAGCTTTGGTGCAGACGACAGCCTCACCCTGACAATCCGCCCGGAGTTCACTTGGGGCAAGGATTCGAACGGCACCATCGGTCTGATCCCCAATAACACGGCGCTGTTTCGGGGCGAGGGCCGGGAAGATTTCGATCTGTCGGTCAGCATCTCCAAGCGCTGGAATTCGGGCGCCAAGCTGATCGTCGGTAAGGTCAACGTGCTCGACCAGGGCGGCAGGCTCCCGGTGGTCGGCAGCGACGGCCATTATGGCTTCCAGAACCTCTCGATGGCGCTGCCGCCTTCCGCGATCATCCCCAACACGATTACGGGCGCGCTCCTCGAAGTGCCAACCGAGAAGGTGCTCTATCGGCTGTGGGTGTTCGATCCCGATTCGCAATATGGACGCAGCGGTTTCGAGACCGCCTTCGGCAGCGGAGTCGGCTTTCTTGGTTCGGTCACCTTCCCGGTCAAGATTGGGGGCAAGCCGGGCTATTATGCGCTCAAGCTCTCCGGCTCGACCCGCAACGACATCAACGCCGATTCGCTGCCGGCGGTGCTGATCCCTGCGCCTGGATCGGGCTTCGGCACCGATCGCGGCGAGTTTGCCGCCGTGCTGGCCGGCTACCAGTATCTCGGCGTCTATCCCGAGGCGCCCGGCAAGGGCTGGGGCATCTTCGGGCAGGTCTACCTCTCGAAGGGCGACCCGACCTTCCTCGACAAGAGCGGATTCATCGGCATTTCGGGCAATCCGCGGGCTCGGCCGCAGGACCGGTTCGGCCTCGCCTGGTTCCGCTACTCGCTGACCGACGGCCTGGTCGATGCTCTCGCGAACCGCATTCCGCTCGAAGACGAGGAAGGAGTCGAGGCTTTCTACACACTCGGGATTGGCGAGCACCTCCAGCTCACCGCCGATGTTCAGCTCGTCGATAGCGCCATCGCGCCGCGCGATACTGGCGTGATTGCCGGGCTGCGACTTACGGCAGCGTTCTAG
- a CDS encoding acid phosphatase — MRKSATLALAGGLVLAACVVVPQVADAPMAKEAAAQAEAPRYDLGRPYIGGPLSGGESLIHPPPEAGSTRMTIDEEANARSLSLRGSPRWEQAARDADLGENWYGRAFSCAAGVRISPEATPRIANLLRRAGTDFGMSTGAVKDVFKRPRPFTVNGSTSCTPQEEEALRGNGSYPSGHSAIGYGTALVLASLLPDRAAELAKRGRGYANSRWVCNVHWYSDTVESQAFAGATFARLQSNPDFQADYAAAREEAASLAPAPVDEICAAEAENPGA; from the coding sequence ATGCGCAAATCGGCAACATTGGCCTTGGCTGGAGGACTGGTCCTCGCCGCATGCGTCGTGGTCCCACAGGTCGCGGACGCGCCCATGGCCAAGGAAGCCGCAGCCCAGGCGGAGGCACCCAGGTACGATCTCGGTCGGCCCTATATCGGCGGCCCGCTTTCCGGCGGGGAAAGCCTCATCCATCCGCCACCCGAAGCTGGCAGCACGCGCATGACGATCGACGAGGAGGCCAATGCCCGGTCCCTGTCGCTACGTGGATCGCCGCGCTGGGAGCAGGCTGCGCGCGACGCCGACCTGGGTGAGAACTGGTACGGGCGTGCCTTCTCTTGCGCCGCAGGGGTCAGGATATCTCCGGAGGCGACGCCCAGGATCGCCAATCTCCTGCGCCGTGCCGGAACGGATTTCGGCATGTCGACCGGCGCGGTGAAAGACGTGTTCAAGCGACCGCGACCGTTCACGGTCAATGGCTCGACGAGCTGCACTCCGCAGGAGGAAGAAGCGCTGCGCGGCAACGGATCCTATCCTTCCGGCCACAGCGCAATCGGCTATGGGACGGCGTTGGTGCTGGCAAGCCTGTTGCCCGACCGCGCTGCCGAACTGGCGAAGCGCGGGCGCGGCTATGCCAACAGCCGTTGGGTCTGCAATGTCCACTGGTACAGCGACACGGTGGAATCGCAGGCCTTTGCCGGCGCGACCTTCGCCCGGCTCCAGTCCAATCCCGATTTCCAGGCGGACTACGCAGCAGCGCGTGAGGAAGCGGCAAGCCTTGCTCCAGCGCCCGTTGATGAAATCTGTGCTGCCGAGGCGGAGAACCCGGGCGCCTAG
- the lptC gene encoding LPS export ABC transporter periplasmic protein LptC, translated as MVIKRRIETSEAKELRTKRQHFAAPGGSHDKLVSFLAKALPMAVGVIAALMVITPLSPRGEISFLLDRNKVAMIDERLTVDNAMYRGEDDDGRPFSLTAGEAVQRSSREGIVRMQDLVASIVLPEGPARIGAEAGAYDIDDERVSVIGPLRMTAADGYSMVARGVSIDLEERRMVGAGGVEGAVPAGTFSADRLEADLPERTVTLIGNARLYMRPGELRMP; from the coding sequence ATGGTTATCAAGCGCCGCATCGAAACCAGCGAAGCGAAGGAGTTGCGCACCAAGCGCCAGCATTTCGCCGCGCCCGGCGGTAGCCATGACAAGCTCGTCTCGTTCCTTGCCAAGGCGCTGCCGATGGCAGTGGGAGTGATCGCGGCGTTAATGGTGATCACGCCGTTGAGCCCGCGCGGGGAGATCAGTTTTCTGCTCGATCGCAACAAGGTCGCGATGATCGACGAGCGACTGACTGTCGATAACGCGATGTACCGCGGCGAGGACGACGATGGCCGCCCCTTCTCGCTCACGGCAGGGGAGGCCGTGCAACGTTCGAGCCGCGAGGGCATTGTGCGGATGCAGGACCTCGTCGCCAGCATCGTGCTTCCCGAAGGGCCTGCCCGGATCGGCGCCGAGGCCGGCGCCTACGACATCGACGATGAGCGGGTCTCGGTCATCGGGCCGCTGCGCATGACCGCCGCCGACGGCTATTCCATGGTCGCGCGAGGCGTTTCGATCGACCTCGAGGAACGCCGCATGGTTGGCGCTGGCGGGGTCGAGGGGGCGGTACCGGCGGGAACTTTCTCGGCCGACCGGCTCGAAGCAGACCTGCCCGAACGCACCGTCACACTGATCGGCAATGCCCGGCTCTACATGCGCCCGGGCGAACTGAGGATGCCCTGA
- a CDS encoding ribonuclease D, which translates to MAVHFHEEDLPAGVLADGPIAVDTETMGLITHRDRLCVVQISDGNGDEHLVRFGPESTYDAPNLKAVLGDPDRLKLYHFARFDLAAIEHYLGVEAGPVFCTKIASKLTRTYTDRHGLKNLVEELLGESLSKQQQSSDWGGPELNEAQREYAASDVRYLHRLREELLRRLEREGRLEIAQACFDFLPTRAKLDMAGWADHDIFSHA; encoded by the coding sequence ATGGCTGTACATTTTCACGAAGAAGACCTGCCCGCAGGCGTGCTCGCCGATGGACCAATCGCGGTCGATACCGAAACCATGGGTCTCATCACCCATCGCGACCGCCTGTGCGTGGTCCAGATCAGTGACGGCAATGGCGACGAACATCTGGTGCGCTTCGGGCCGGAAAGCACCTACGACGCCCCCAACCTCAAGGCAGTCTTGGGCGATCCCGATCGGCTCAAGCTCTATCATTTCGCCCGGTTCGATCTTGCAGCGATCGAGCACTACCTGGGGGTTGAGGCGGGACCAGTCTTCTGCACCAAGATCGCGAGCAAGCTGACCCGCACCTACACCGACCGTCACGGCCTCAAGAACCTGGTCGAAGAACTGCTGGGCGAGAGCCTGTCCAAGCAGCAGCAATCGAGCGATTGGGGTGGGCCCGAACTGAACGAGGCGCAACGCGAATACGCCGCCAGCGACGTACGCTATCTGCATCGCCTGCGCGAGGAACTGCTGCGCCGGCTCGAACGCGAAGGGCGCTTGGAGATCGCGCAAGCCTGCTTCGACTTCCTCCCAACCCGGGCGAAGCTCGACATGGCCGGCTGGGCCGACCACGATATATTCAGCCACGCCTAA
- a CDS encoding TraR/DksA family transcriptional regulator produces the protein MTEDEAKDLLTTRLAQIEREDAANADARDTVELQQDSVGRLSRMDALQQQAMAQATERRRQAERQRILAALARIDEGEWGYCLSCGEEIAEKRLRNDPGVPRCVKCASGI, from the coding sequence ATGACCGAGGACGAGGCGAAAGATTTGCTGACAACGCGTCTTGCGCAGATCGAGCGCGAGGATGCGGCCAATGCAGACGCGCGCGATACGGTCGAATTGCAGCAGGACAGTGTCGGGCGGTTGAGCCGAATGGACGCGCTGCAGCAGCAAGCGATGGCGCAGGCTACAGAGCGCAGGCGTCAGGCCGAAAGGCAACGGATCTTGGCGGCGCTGGCGAGGATCGACGAGGGCGAATGGGGCTATTGCCTCTCCTGCGGTGAGGAGATCGCCGAAAAGCGCTTGCGTAACGACCCCGGCGTGCCACGCTGCGTCAAATGCGCCAGCGGCATCTAG
- the gltB gene encoding glutamate synthase large subunit, whose protein sequence is MGYPAHGLPERQGLYDPRNEHDACGVGFVAHIKGDKSHAIVTQALEILANIDHRGAVGADPLLGDGAGILLQIPDPLFRKWAVSEGKELPAPGDYAVAQCFMPQDDAARTFVTEQFEKFIEKEGQRLIGWRKVPTTLDGLGKAVVQSMPVMRQAIIARGDNCADQDAFERKLIVIRKQVQNPLKKLEEKHDLPGLTELYIPSLSSRTIVYKGLLLANQVGSYYDDLRDPDCVSALGLVHQRFSTNTFPSWRLAHPYRFMAHNGEINTVRGNVNWMNARRRTMESPLFGADLDKLWPIIPHGQSDTACLDNALELLLLGGYSLAHAMMMLIPEAWAKNELMDPGRRAFYEFHAALMEPWDGPAAVAFTDGRQIGATLDRNGLRPARFCVTKDEIVCLASESGVLPFAEEDITRKWRLQPGRMLLIDFEQGRIIEDEELKAELSAAHPYNKWLEDVQFKLEDIDHIEPELSAVAEHTTTLLQRQQAFGYTQEDIARFLEPMMVGADDPIGSMGTDTPLAVLSNRSRLLYDYFKQNFAQVTNPPIDPIREELVMSLLSMIGPRPNLLGRDAGTHKRLEIGQPILTNDELAKIRSVEIALDGAFRTETIDITWDASAGVEGIELALREMCWAATEAVLQDHNILILSDRAQGPDRVAMPALLATAAVHHHLVRQGLRMQAGLVIETGEAREVHHYCVLAGYGAEAVNPYVAFETLEEVRAKRHPDIDPKAVQKNYIKAVGKGILKVMSKMGISTYQSYCGAQIFDAVGLCSDFIEKYFTGTATTIEGVGLEDVARESVLRHAQAYGDNPLYRSMLDVGGIYQYRLRGEAHSWTPTSVAQLQHAVRGNDAKNYEEFARSINEQSERLLTIRGLMEFKRADQAIPLEEVEPASEIVKRFSTGAMSFGSISHEAHSTLAIAMNRIGGRSNTGEGGEEPERFRALDNGDSMRSRIKQVASGRFGVTTEYLVNSDDIQIKMAQGAKPGEGGQLPGHKVDKRIGAVRHSTPGVGLISPPPHHDIYSIEDLAQLIHDLKNVQPSARISVKLVSEVGVGTVAAGVSKARADHVTISGYEGGTGASPLTSLTHAGSPWEIGLAETQQTLLLNDLRSRIAVQVDGGLRTGRDVAIGALLGADEFGFATAPLIAAGCIMMRKCHLNTCPVGVATQDPVLRKRFTGTPEHVINYFFFVAEELRQIMAELGFRTVEEMVGRVDRLDMRRVHRHWKAQGVDLSKLLHTITLEEGAPLRHTEGQDHGLAAAMDNELIAACKPAIESGQAVEITREIRNVNRTVGTMLSGEIAKAHGHEGLAPDTIRIKLTGVAGQSFGAWLAHGVTLDLAGDANDYVGKGLSGGRIIVKQPEGVDRDPGENIIVGNTVLYGAIAGEAYFSGVAGERFAVRNSGAIAVVEGTGDHGCEYMTGGVVVVLGQTGRNFAAGMSGGIAYVYDPDGAFDQLVNKAQVEIVDVTPGDGEGAQNSWSRPEQRPISVNNFGMGDPLYHDSERLKILVERHLLHTGSAKAKALLDDWQNALKNFRKVMPRDYKRALEALETERLEAETVAAE, encoded by the coding sequence ATGGGTTACCCGGCGCATGGCCTGCCGGAACGGCAGGGCCTCTACGATCCGCGCAATGAGCATGACGCCTGCGGTGTGGGCTTTGTCGCCCACATTAAGGGTGACAAATCGCACGCGATCGTAACCCAGGCGCTCGAGATTCTCGCCAATATCGACCATCGCGGCGCGGTGGGCGCCGACCCGCTGCTGGGCGATGGTGCGGGCATCCTGCTGCAGATTCCCGACCCGCTGTTCCGCAAATGGGCGGTCAGCGAGGGCAAGGAACTCCCGGCGCCAGGCGACTATGCAGTGGCGCAATGCTTCATGCCGCAGGACGATGCCGCGCGCACCTTCGTGACCGAGCAGTTCGAGAAATTCATCGAAAAGGAAGGCCAGCGCCTGATCGGCTGGCGTAAGGTCCCGACGACGCTTGATGGGCTCGGCAAGGCGGTGGTCCAATCGATGCCGGTGATGCGCCAGGCGATCATCGCCCGGGGCGACAATTGCGCCGACCAGGACGCTTTCGAACGCAAGCTGATCGTCATCCGCAAACAGGTGCAAAACCCGCTCAAGAAGCTCGAGGAAAAGCACGATCTTCCCGGCCTGACCGAGCTCTACATCCCGAGCCTGTCGAGCCGCACCATCGTTTACAAGGGCCTGCTGCTCGCCAACCAGGTCGGCTCCTATTACGACGATCTGCGCGACCCCGACTGCGTTTCGGCGCTCGGCCTGGTCCACCAGCGTTTCAGCACCAACACCTTCCCGAGCTGGCGGCTCGCCCACCCGTACCGTTTCATGGCGCATAACGGCGAGATCAACACGGTTCGCGGCAATGTGAACTGGATGAATGCGCGCCGCCGGACGATGGAATCGCCGCTGTTCGGCGCCGATCTCGACAAGCTGTGGCCGATCATCCCGCATGGCCAATCGGACACCGCCTGCCTCGACAACGCGCTCGAGCTGCTGCTGCTGGGCGGCTACAGCCTTGCCCATGCGATGATGATGCTGATCCCCGAAGCCTGGGCCAAGAACGAGCTGATGGATCCGGGTCGGCGCGCCTTCTACGAATTTCATGCCGCTCTGATGGAACCGTGGGACGGCCCCGCCGCGGTCGCCTTCACCGATGGGCGCCAGATCGGTGCGACGCTCGACCGCAATGGCCTCAGGCCCGCGCGTTTCTGCGTGACCAAGGACGAAATCGTCTGCCTCGCTTCGGAGAGCGGCGTGCTGCCATTTGCCGAGGAAGACATCACCCGCAAGTGGCGCCTCCAGCCCGGGCGCATGCTGCTGATCGATTTCGAACAGGGTCGCATCATCGAGGACGAGGAACTCAAGGCCGAGCTGTCCGCTGCGCACCCTTACAACAAGTGGCTCGAGGACGTGCAGTTCAAGCTCGAGGATATCGATCATATCGAGCCCGAGCTGTCGGCCGTTGCCGAACACACCACTACCCTGCTCCAGCGCCAACAAGCCTTCGGCTATACGCAGGAGGATATTGCGCGCTTCCTCGAACCGATGATGGTCGGCGCCGACGATCCGATCGGTTCGATGGGTACAGATACGCCGCTCGCGGTGCTGTCGAACCGCAGTCGGCTGCTCTACGACTATTTCAAGCAGAACTTCGCCCAGGTCACCAACCCGCCGATCGATCCGATCCGCGAAGAACTGGTAATGAGCCTGCTGTCGATGATCGGCCCGCGCCCCAACCTGCTGGGCCGCGATGCCGGTACGCACAAGCGCCTCGAGATCGGCCAGCCGATCCTCACCAATGACGAGCTGGCCAAGATCCGCTCGGTCGAGATCGCGCTCGACGGCGCCTTCCGGACCGAGACCATCGACATCACCTGGGATGCCTCGGCGGGCGTCGAGGGGATCGAGCTCGCGCTGCGCGAAATGTGCTGGGCGGCTACCGAAGCGGTACTTCAGGACCATAATATCCTGATCCTGTCAGACCGCGCGCAGGGTCCGGATCGCGTGGCCATGCCCGCGCTGCTCGCGACCGCTGCCGTGCACCATCACCTCGTCCGCCAGGGCCTGCGCATGCAGGCGGGGCTGGTTATCGAGACCGGCGAGGCGCGCGAAGTGCACCATTACTGCGTGCTTGCCGGTTACGGCGCCGAAGCGGTCAATCCTTACGTCGCGTTCGAAACGCTCGAGGAAGTGCGCGCCAAGCGGCACCCCGATATCGATCCCAAGGCCGTCCAGAAGAACTACATCAAGGCGGTCGGCAAGGGCATTCTCAAGGTCATGTCCAAGATGGGCATTTCGACCTACCAGTCCTATTGCGGTGCACAGATCTTCGACGCGGTCGGCCTGTGCTCCGATTTCATCGAGAAATACTTCACCGGCACCGCGACCACGATCGAGGGCGTCGGGCTGGAAGACGTCGCCAGGGAAAGCGTTCTGCGTCATGCGCAGGCATATGGCGACAACCCGCTCTACCGATCGATGCTCGATGTCGGCGGAATCTACCAGTACCGCTTGCGGGGCGAGGCGCATTCCTGGACCCCGACCAGCGTCGCGCAGTTGCAGCACGCGGTGCGGGGCAATGATGCGAAGAATTACGAGGAATTCGCGCGGTCGATCAACGAGCAGTCCGAAAGGCTGCTGACGATCCGCGGACTGATGGAGTTCAAGCGGGCTGACCAGGCCATCCCGCTGGAAGAGGTCGAACCGGCAAGCGAGATCGTCAAGCGCTTCAGCACCGGGGCGATGAGCTTCGGCTCGATCAGCCACGAGGCGCATTCGACCCTCGCCATCGCGATGAACCGGATCGGCGGTCGTTCGAACACCGGCGAGGGCGGCGAAGAGCCCGAGCGCTTCCGCGCGCTCGACAATGGCGATTCGATGCGCAGCCGGATCAAGCAGGTCGCCAGCGGCCGCTTCGGCGTGACCACCGAGTACCTCGTCAATTCGGACGATATCCAGATCAAAATGGCGCAGGGCGCTAAGCCCGGCGAAGGCGGCCAGTTGCCCGGTCACAAGGTCGACAAGCGGATCGGCGCGGTGCGGCACTCGACCCCCGGTGTTGGCCTCATCAGCCCGCCGCCGCATCACGACATCTATTCGATCGAGGATCTCGCGCAGCTGATCCACGACCTTAAGAACGTGCAGCCGAGCGCGCGCATCTCGGTCAAGCTGGTCTCCGAAGTCGGCGTCGGCACCGTTGCCGCCGGTGTGTCAAAGGCGCGTGCCGACCATGTCACGATCTCGGGCTACGAGGGGGGCACCGGTGCCTCTCCGCTGACCTCGCTCACCCATGCGGGCAGCCCGTGGGAGATCGGCCTTGCCGAGACCCAGCAGACCCTGCTCCTCAACGACTTGCGCAGCCGCATCGCGGTCCAGGTCGACGGCGGCCTGCGCACCGGTCGCGATGTCGCCATCGGTGCGCTGCTGGGCGCGGACGAGTTCGGCTTCGCCACTGCGCCGCTGATCGCGGCGGGCTGCATCATGATGCGCAAGTGTCACCTCAACACCTGCCCGGTCGGGGTCGCGACGCAGGACCCAGTGCTGCGCAAGCGCTTCACCGGCACGCCCGAGCATGTGATCAACTATTTCTTCTTCGTCGCCGAGGAACTGCGCCAGATCATGGCCGAACTCGGCTTCCGCACCGTCGAGGAGATGGTTGGCCGAGTGGACCGGCTCGACATGCGCCGCGTCCACCGCCACTGGAAGGCGCAGGGCGTCGACCTGTCCAAGCTCCTGCACACGATCACGCTAGAGGAAGGGGCACCGCTCCGTCACACCGAGGGCCAGGATCATGGGCTGGCAGCGGCGATGGACAATGAGCTGATCGCAGCTTGCAAGCCGGCCATCGAAAGCGGCCAAGCGGTCGAGATCACGCGCGAAATCCGCAACGTCAACCGCACCGTTGGCACCATGCTGTCGGGCGAGATCGCGAAGGCGCATGGCCACGAGGGTCTTGCACCCGACACCATCCGTATCAAGCTGACTGGGGTGGCAGGCCAGAGCTTCGGCGCATGGCTGGCGCACGGCGTCACGCTCGATCTTGCCGGCGATGCCAATGACTATGTCGGCAAGGGCCTGTCGGGCGGGCGGATCATCGTCAAGCAACCCGAAGGCGTCGACCGCGATCCGGGCGAGAACATCATCGTCGGCAATACCGTGCTGTACGGCGCGATTGCGGGCGAAGCCTATTTCTCCGGCGTCGCTGGCGAGCGCTTCGCGGTGCGAAACTCAGGCGCCATTGCGGTTGTCGAGGGTACGGGCGACCACGGCTGCGAATATATGACCGGCGGCGTAGTTGTCGTACTCGGCCAGACCGGTCGCAATTTCGCCGCGGGGATGAGCGGCGGGATCGCCTATGTGTACGATCCCGACGGCGCGTTCGACCAGCTCGTCAACAAGGCGCAAGTCGAGATCGTCGACGTCACCCCGGGCGATGGCGAGGGTGCCCAGAACAGCTGGAGCCGCCCCGAGCAGCGCCCGATCTCCGTCAACAATTTCGGGATGGGCGATCCGCTCTATCACGATTCCGAACGGCTGAAGATCCTCGTCGAACGTCACTTGCTGCACACCGGCTCGGCCAAGGCGAAGGCGCTGCTCGACGACTGGCAGAATGCATTGAAGAACTTCCGCAAGGTGATGCCGCGCGACTACAAGCGCGCGCTCGAAGCGCTCGAGACCGAGCGGCTCGAAGCCGAAACCGTCGCAGCGGAGTAA
- the ung gene encoding uracil-DNA glycosylase has product MSADQVPESWREAIEPVLAAPEARKLGGWLRKQEDAGRTVYPPRGERLNALALTPLDQVRVVILGQDPYHGPGQAHGLAFSVRDGVKVPPSLVNIYKELESDLGVARRENGNLEHWARQGVLLLNNTLTVEAGQAGSHAGRGWDAITDACVQAVVDRGDPAVFILWGSHAKKKASRVKGLGAGDHHLVLTSPHPSPLSAHAGFFGSRPFSQANAFLERHGRAPIDW; this is encoded by the coding sequence ATGAGCGCGGATCAGGTCCCCGAAAGCTGGCGTGAGGCGATCGAGCCGGTGCTTGCCGCGCCCGAGGCGCGCAAGCTGGGCGGGTGGCTGCGAAAACAGGAGGATGCCGGTCGGACGGTCTATCCGCCGCGTGGCGAGCGGCTAAATGCGCTGGCGCTCACGCCGCTCGATCAGGTCAGGGTCGTGATCCTGGGCCAAGACCCGTATCACGGGCCGGGACAGGCGCATGGGCTCGCCTTTTCGGTGCGGGATGGGGTGAAGGTGCCGCCCTCGCTGGTCAATATCTACAAGGAACTCGAAAGCGATCTCGGGGTAGCGCGGCGCGAGAACGGCAACCTCGAGCATTGGGCGCGGCAGGGCGTGCTGTTGCTCAACAACACGCTCACCGTGGAGGCTGGGCAGGCCGGCAGCCATGCGGGGCGCGGTTGGGATGCGATCACCGATGCCTGTGTGCAGGCTGTGGTGGATCGCGGCGATCCCGCGGTGTTCATTCTGTGGGGCAGCCATGCCAAGAAAAAAGCCAGCCGGGTCAAGGGGTTGGGTGCAGGGGACCATCACCTCGTGCTGACCAGCCCGCATCCAAGCCCGCTCTCGGCGCATGCCGGCTTTTTCGGTTCACGCCCTTTCAGCCAGGCCAACGCCTTTCTCGAACGGCATGGACGCGCGCCGATCGACTGGTAA
- a CDS encoding glutamate synthase subunit beta, with protein MGKETGFLELDRRDRDYLDPAERVHNYREFVVQPDDETLKAQASRCMNCGIPYCHNGCPVNNIIPDWNHLVYEGDWKNALDVLHSTNNFPEFTGRVCPAPCEASCTLNIIDQPVTIKSIECAIVDRGWREGWILPQVPAKRTGKGIAVVGSGPAGLACAQQLARAGHTVVVFEKSDRIGGLLRYGIPDFKMEKHLINRRAVQMEAEGVEFRTSKEVGVDVSFKSLEENFDAIVLAGGAEEARGLVIPGAELPGVRLAMEFLTQQNKRNAGDEEVRAAPRGSLLATGKNVVVIGGGDTGSDCVGTSNRQGAKSVTQLEIMPKPPEHEDKALTWPDWPLKLRTSSSHEEGVDRDWAVLTKRVVGDGENVTGLECVRIEWNDGKMEEVPGSEFTLEAELILLAMGFTGPKKAGLLDQSGVELSERGNVSANTESYATSQPKVFSCGDMRRGQSLVVWAIREGRQAARAVDEFLMGVSELPR; from the coding sequence ATGGGCAAGGAAACAGGCTTCCTCGAACTCGACCGCCGCGATCGCGATTATCTCGATCCGGCAGAACGGGTGCACAATTACCGCGAGTTCGTGGTCCAGCCGGACGACGAAACGCTCAAGGCGCAGGCCAGCCGCTGCATGAATTGCGGCATTCCCTATTGTCACAACGGCTGTCCAGTGAACAACATCATCCCGGACTGGAACCACCTGGTCTACGAGGGCGATTGGAAGAACGCGCTCGACGTGCTCCATTCGACCAACAATTTTCCCGAGTTCACCGGACGCGTCTGCCCCGCGCCATGCGAAGCGAGCTGCACGCTCAACATCATCGACCAGCCGGTAACCATCAAGTCGATCGAATGCGCGATCGTCGACCGCGGCTGGCGCGAAGGGTGGATCCTGCCCCAAGTCCCGGCGAAACGCACCGGCAAGGGTATCGCCGTGGTTGGCTCCGGCCCCGCCGGGCTAGCCTGTGCCCAGCAACTCGCCCGGGCCGGTCATACCGTCGTCGTGTTCGAGAAGAGCGACCGAATTGGCGGCTTGCTGCGCTACGGCATCCCCGACTTCAAGATGGAGAAGCATCTCATCAACCGCCGCGCGGTGCAGATGGAGGCCGAAGGGGTCGAATTCCGCACTTCGAAGGAAGTCGGTGTCGATGTCTCGTTCAAGAGCCTGGAGGAGAATTTCGACGCCATCGTTCTCGCGGGCGGCGCAGAAGAAGCGCGCGGCCTGGTCATCCCGGGTGCGGAACTGCCCGGCGTACGGCTCGCGATGGAGTTCCTCACCCAGCAGAACAAGCGCAATGCGGGCGACGAGGAAGTTCGTGCTGCGCCGCGCGGCTCGCTCCTCGCGACCGGCAAGAATGTCGTCGTCATCGGCGGCGGGGATACCGGCAGCGACTGCGTCGGCACGTCGAACCGGCAGGGTGCGAAGAGCGTTACCCAGCTCGAGATCATGCCCAAGCCGCCCGAGCACGAGGACAAGGCGCTGACCTGGCCCGACTGGCCGCTCAAGCTCCGCACCTCCTCGAGCCACGAGGAAGGCGTCGATCGCGACTGGGCCGTACTGACCAAGCGCGTCGTCGGCGATGGGGAAAACGTCACCGGGCTCGAGTGCGTCCGGATCGAGTGGAATGACGGCAAGATGGAGGAAGTGCCCGGCAGCGAGTTCACGCTCGAGGCCGAGCTGATCCTGCTTGCTATGGGATTCACCGGACCCAAGAAGGCCGGATTGCTCGACCAATCCGGCGTTGAGCTCTCCGAGCGCGGCAATGTCTCGGCGAATACGGAAAGTTACGCGACCAGCCAGCCCAAGGTGTTTTCTTGCGGCGACATGCGTCGTGGGCAGAGTCTGGTGGTCTGGGCGATCCGCGAGGGGCGGCAGGCCGCACGCGCAGTCGATGAGTTCCTGATGGGTGTGAGCGAATTGCCACGCTAG